The Clostridium beijerinckii genomic sequence CAGCAATAGGGTTTTCATCAATACTAATGTATCAAGCTGCGGGGACAGAACCAGAAATTGTTACAATAGAACGTGATGAAAAAATGATTGAACTTGCAAACATTAATTTAAAGAAATTTAATTTAGACCATAAGATCAAAATTGAAGAGGGCGATTGTTTAGAGATTTTAGAAAAATTAAATGAGCCTTTTGATTTGATTTTTATGGATGCAGGCAAAGGACATTACAACCACTTTTTGCCACACTGTTTGAGACTACTTAATCCAGATGGAGTAATAGTTGCTGATAATGTTTTATTTAGAGGTATGGTGGCATCACAAGAATTAGTTAAAAGAAGAAAAATTACAATAGTAAAGAGAATGAGGACTTATTTGGAATTAGTTACTCAAGATGAAAACTTAATTACATCTGTTATACCAATGGGAGATGGAATTGCAGTTACAAAGAGGAGGTAAATTAAAATGATAAGACCAGAAATTTTAGCACCAGCAGGAAATTTAGATAAACTTAAAATAGCAATAGATTTTGGTGCAGACGCTGTATATCTTGGCGGAAGCAAATTAAATCTAAGAGCATTTGCAGATAATTTTACTAATGAACAATTAAAGGAAGGCGTGGAATACGCTCATGATAGAAATCGAAAAGTTTATGTAACTATGAACGTTTTTCCTCATAATGCAGATTTAGGCGGAGTAGAAGATTATATAAAGGAATTATATGAAACAGGTGTTGATGCAATAATAGCATCAGATCCAGCAATAATTTCAGCAGCTAGAGAAGTTGCACCAAATTTAGAGATTCACTTAAGCACTCAAGCTAATAATGTTAACTGGAGAGCAGCTAAGTTTTGGTATGAACAAGGTGTTAAGAGAATAGTAATGGCTAGAGAGCTTAGCTTAACTGAGATAAAAGAAATGAGAGATAACTTGCCAGAGGAATGTGAGATCGAAGCATTTGTGCATGGTTCAATGTGTATAAGTTACTCAGGAAGATGTTTAATTTCTAATTATATGGTTGGGAGAGACGCTAATAGAGGGGCTTGTGCGCAAGCATGTAGATTTAAATATCATTTGGTAGAAGAAAAGAGACCAAATGAATTTTATCCAGTAGTTGAAGATGAGAATGGAACATACATAATGAATTCAAAAGACTTATGTATGATTGAACATATAGACGATGTTATAAAGGCTGGAGTATACTCTCTAAAAATCGAAGGACGAATGAAGAGTTTATATTACGTTGCAGCAGTAGTTAAATCATATAGGCAGGCAGTGGATGCATATATGAAAGATCCTGATAATTATAAATTCGATCCAAAGTGGATGGAAAATTTAAATAAAGTAAGTCACAGAGTATATCATACAGGTTTTTACTATGGCCAGAGTGGAGAGCAAGTATACGAAGATTCAGCGTATATAAGGCATGCAGATATAATAGGAATAGTAAGAGCATACGATGAAGAAACAAAAATAGCAACTATTGAACAAAAAAATAAAGTATTAAATGGTGATACAGTAGAAGTTTTAAGACCAGAAGGAGATAATTTCGAAGTTGTTCTTCATGATATGACAGAAGAAAACGGAACTCCAATAGAGTCGGCAAATAGAGCGAAAATGATATACAAAGTAAGAGTAGATATTCCTCTAAAAGAAAAAGATTTAATAGTTAAAGACAAAGAATAGTTTATTTAATGGGAGCTTGCTCAACTTTGACTTGTACGAATGAATAATTCGGAGCAAGCTAAAGTTGTTGTAAGCTTTTATTTTTAGCGCTTTCAGCGATATTTTCATAGCTTTTCGGAACAAAATATTTATGATTTCGGTAAGTTACCACATAAATTTAGCTTTAGAGCTGGATATCTATAAATATATAAGTCTAGATATTTTGAATAAAACATCTCCTTTAAGGCTAGAATCTAAGCTAGAGAGGGAGGTGTTTTTCATTTTTACTGGAAAATTTGATAGAAATAAGAGATTGATTCAGATTCTAGCTATGCTTATGACTGTAATTATTATGTTAACAGCGCGTTTAACAATATTGCAAATATATCCATCTGAAAGAGTTGTGAGTTCTTATCAAAATCACCAAGAAGAAAATATTAGCAATATGAATTATATGATTTTAGACACTAATGGGAAAGATTTAATGAAGTATAACAAAAAATACGTACTTGTCATTGATACAAGACCATTCAGTTTAAATAACTATGAAGAAACACTTGAGGATTTAATGGCGTTTAATTTCATAATGAAATCTGAAAATCCTGATTTTAGTTATTCAGATATAATGAAACAAAGTGGGAAATTATATTTTAACATATCAGAGGATACATATAACAAAATTAATAATCTAAAAAATATTAAAGGAATATATACTTATATTTCTGATGAAGTAGATACTAAAAAAGCGTGGAGTGTCAGCAGTATGTTATCAAAAATATTAGATGAGGAACATGAAGCAGGAACTCTTGAAGGTGATATGTATGATTATCTAAAAGATAATGAAAAACCTAAAAGTGAATTTTATTTAGATAATAAAGCTGTTTATGCGAAACAATCAGTAAGTATAAGTGATGATAATAAAAATTTAAAATTAACTCTTGATAGTGATATTGAAAATAAAATAAGAGATATTTTGGATAAAGAGGAATATTCATATTTAAGCAATGTAGGGGTTACTATAATGGAAAGTGATACAGGTAAAATTAGGGCAATGGTTCAAAAGGATGAAAGCGCTGCTAATGTGAATTTAGGTATACAGCAGATTGGATATGAACCTGGATCTATTTACAAAGTAATAACACTCGGAGCAGCTTTAGATATGGGGCTTATAAATATAAATGATACTTTTGTTGGAGCAGGTAAGATAGATAGAAAAGTATATGGTAAATTATCAGTTGAGCAGGCTTTTGAAAAGTCTTCTAATGATGTGTTTGCTGATATAGGAGCAAAAGTTGGCTATGATAAATTAATGGATTACTCACAGAAATTAGGATTATACGATAGAGTACTAAATTTAAATAGTGGAATCGTAAAAGAGGCACAAGGGGTGAAACCAGAAGAGGAGTCCGGAATAAACAATATATCTATAGGACAATGCATGAATGTAACTCCAATTCAAATGCTGGGAGCTATAAATTCTATAACTAATAATGGGGTTTATGAAAAACCATACTTAGTCGAAGGTATTTTGGATAAAGATGATAATTTAATAAAAGAGTTTAAAACTGATAAAAAGAGAGTATTTAGTGAAACAACAGCAAAAATAGTTAAGAATGAAATGAGGCAGGTTGTTTTGAAAGGAACAGGAATAAAAGCATATGAATCAGACCTTGATATAGGTGGTAAAACTGGTTCGGCGACAGGTAGTGAAGGTAAAACCCATGGATGGTTTGCTGGATATTTTAGTGCAGGAGGAAAAAACTATACTATGGTAGTATTTACTCCAGACATACAGATGGATAAGGATGCTAATAATGAAGATCTTGGTGGTGGCGATACTGCAGCACCAATATTTAAAGATATAGTTAAAACTTTAAATGCGAAGTAGTGAAATTTAATCACTGCTATATTATATACAGTGAGATAATAAATTTACATTTAGAATTCTAGTGAACTAAGTGGTAAATTAAGCTTGTGATATAGAAATTTAATTGCAATATAAGTGTTCTGAAAAAATTAATTAATAAGAACATATATTGGAATATCGGTCGCTACAAACCAAATAACTTTATTAAGAGTGAATTATATCATTTAGAACCTATATAGTAAAATATAAATATAAAAAATAAAAATGTATAAGCAACTTTTTTGGTACTCCAACATATTATAATATCAAGCACTGCTATGGAGGAAAAAGGTGTTTATATTAAATAGCTTTATAGACCTAATATTAAATTCACTATTCTTAACTGGATATGTGACAAACAATAATACATTTCCACTAC encodes the following:
- a CDS encoding peptidase U32 family protein, which encodes MIRPEILAPAGNLDKLKIAIDFGADAVYLGGSKLNLRAFADNFTNEQLKEGVEYAHDRNRKVYVTMNVFPHNADLGGVEDYIKELYETGVDAIIASDPAIISAAREVAPNLEIHLSTQANNVNWRAAKFWYEQGVKRIVMARELSLTEIKEMRDNLPEECEIEAFVHGSMCISYSGRCLISNYMVGRDANRGACAQACRFKYHLVEEKRPNEFYPVVEDENGTYIMNSKDLCMIEHIDDVIKAGVYSLKIEGRMKSLYYVAAVVKSYRQAVDAYMKDPDNYKFDPKWMENLNKVSHRVYHTGFYYGQSGEQVYEDSAYIRHADIIGIVRAYDEETKIATIEQKNKVLNGDTVEVLRPEGDNFEVVLHDMTEENGTPIESANRAKMIYKVRVDIPLKEKDLIVKDKE
- a CDS encoding penicillin-binding transpeptidase domain-containing protein, whose amino-acid sequence is MFFIFTGKFDRNKRLIQILAMLMTVIIMLTARLTILQIYPSERVVSSYQNHQEENISNMNYMILDTNGKDLMKYNKKYVLVIDTRPFSLNNYEETLEDLMAFNFIMKSENPDFSYSDIMKQSGKLYFNISEDTYNKINNLKNIKGIYTYISDEVDTKKAWSVSSMLSKILDEEHEAGTLEGDMYDYLKDNEKPKSEFYLDNKAVYAKQSVSISDDNKNLKLTLDSDIENKIRDILDKEEYSYLSNVGVTIMESDTGKIRAMVQKDESAANVNLGIQQIGYEPGSIYKVITLGAALDMGLININDTFVGAGKIDRKVYGKLSVEQAFEKSSNDVFADIGAKVGYDKLMDYSQKLGLYDRVLNLNSGIVKEAQGVKPEEESGINNISIGQCMNVTPIQMLGAINSITNNGVYEKPYLVEGILDKDDNLIKEFKTDKKRVFSETTAKIVKNEMRQVVLKGTGIKAYESDLDIGGKTGSATGSEGKTHGWFAGYFSAGGKNYTMVVFTPDIQMDKDANNEDLGGGDTAAPIFKDIVKTLNAK
- a CDS encoding O-methyltransferase, which codes for MSEITYDYMEEYIRSLIPEREGTLKEIEAFARANGVPIVQKETGVFLEFMTSMKKPKRILELGTAIGFSSILMYQAAGTEPEIVTIERDEKMIELANINLKKFNLDHKIKIEEGDCLEILEKLNEPFDLIFMDAGKGHYNHFLPHCLRLLNPDGVIVADNVLFRGMVASQELVKRRKITIVKRMRTYLELVTQDENLITSVIPMGDGIAVTKRR